The following proteins come from a genomic window of candidate division TA06 bacterium:
- a CDS encoding GNAT family N-acetyltransferase: MAAQFQARELTSDELEFWDRLVAGSPQATVFCSSRFSSAIAEATGRPYRFVAVFRGDRFIAGLPVFDRRKAGILIAQQPPLVPHLGLIVSAEVEADHPRRREFNIFQACKALSDWFIKRYDYIYVSHHPGLTDLRPFTWQGWKEKVCYTCRIRLETFSVDTLHSSIRKQVAKAKREDVQLEKSEDLTALSKMVAMSYGRRGREVPFSEKYLETLFRKLCGQGLAHLYYAKDREGRVVSGRITLESFNVIYDWVAGADPTYYDSGATSYLLYSLIEKSKADHEIFDLMGANTPTIAVFKSNFGGQITPYYLTSKPGTVKGSLALFCLEILSRWRKT, translated from the coding sequence ATGGCAGCACAGTTTCAGGCCAGAGAGCTGACCAGCGATGAGCTAGAATTCTGGGATCGCCTGGTAGCCGGCTCCCCACAAGCGACAGTCTTTTGCTCCTCCAGGTTCTCAAGTGCGATTGCAGAAGCGACCGGACGGCCGTACAGGTTTGTTGCAGTTTTTAGAGGTGATAGGTTCATCGCCGGACTTCCCGTGTTCGACAGGAGAAAGGCTGGCATACTGATAGCCCAACAACCACCTCTCGTTCCCCATCTAGGATTGATAGTCTCTGCCGAGGTTGAGGCAGATCATCCGAGAAGGCGTGAATTCAACATTTTCCAGGCATGCAAAGCCCTCTCTGATTGGTTCATCAAGAGATACGATTACATCTATGTCTCACATCACCCGGGTCTGACCGATCTTCGGCCCTTCACCTGGCAGGGCTGGAAGGAGAAGGTTTGTTATACTTGCCGGATTCGCCTGGAGACCTTCAGCGTTGACACGCTCCACTCCAGCATAAGAAAACAGGTGGCCAAGGCAAAGAGAGAAGACGTACAACTCGAAAAGTCAGAGGATCTGACCGCTCTTTCAAAGATGGTGGCGATGAGTTATGGGAGACGAGGAAGGGAAGTTCCGTTCAGCGAGAAGTATCTTGAAACCCTCTTCCGCAAGCTCTGCGGGCAGGGACTCGCCCATCTCTACTATGCGAAAGACCGAGAAGGACGAGTAGTCTCCGGGAGAATAACACTCGAGAGTTTCAACGTCATCTATGACTGGGTTGCCGGGGCAGATCCGACGTACTATGATAGCGGCGCCACCTCATATCTTCTCTATAGTCTCATAGAGAAGTCAAAAGCAGACCATGAAATTTTCGACCTGATGGGAGCAAACACGCCCACGATCGCCGTCTTCAAGTCAAACTTTGGCGGGCAAATCACACCGTACTATTTAACCAGCAAGCCGGGCACCGTCAAGGGCAGTCTTGCCCTGTTTTGCCTCGAGATTTTGTCCCGTTGGAGAAAGACGTGA